One stretch of Toxoplasma gondii ME49 chromosome XI, whole genome shotgun sequence DNA includes these proteins:
- a CDS encoding hypothetical protein (encoded by transcript TGME49_216435), which translates to MRGSARRTAPDGGAGICFDAKKRREFIEGFAKRKAQRRQVAKEQEARREKEERRHMKRQRQELLMKHVAELEEARKNARRAHARASLANRKEYSSESVIGHTSASAGKKRRVKGEEETSKRRRGGGEQESEPSGPRGRKVNASAESEAADAVEFQSYSASDYGRHHDREHAGADSEKLFHSVVQFLPSASLSGDARRLPGDNAGSEKTASASNSSTTPVENLTPWLLGCTVTTTLGSFFQPRPDCPSLSATIESKKDHVNAGPSTALSFAEKQSQIASKNRAGEDPRSAPQETQDGNVVGAARGTTVREDRASARVKQATGRKTKGGKSRMRPKKGKGKRGKQKRGRGRQ; encoded by the exons ATGAGAGGCTCCGCTAGAAGGACCGCCCCGGATGGCGGTGCTGGCATTTGCTTCGATGCAAAAAAACGACG ggaatTCATTGAAGGATttgcgaagagaaaggctcAGCGGCGTCAAGTTGCGAAGGAACAGGAAGctcggcgagagaaagaggaacggcGGCACATGAAGCGGCAG CGCCAAGAGCTCTTGATGAAACACGTCGCTGAACTCGAAGAGGCACGCAAAAACGCTAGGCGCGCTCACGCAAGAGCTTCTCTGGCTAACCGAAAAG AATACTCCTCAGAGTCGGTCATTGGGCATACCTCCGCGTCAGCagggaaaaaaaggagggTAAAgggtgaggaagaaacatcaaaaagaaggcgaggcggtGGTGAGCAAGAGAGCGAGCCTTCGGGgccgagaggcagaaaggtGAATGCATCCGCAGAGAGTGAAGCTGCAGACGCTGTCGAGTTCCAGAGCTACTCTGCGAGCGACTACGGGAGACACCACGATCGTGAACATGCCGGCGCCGATTCGGAGAAGCTCTTTCAT AGTGTAGTCCAGTTTCTTCCGAGTGCCTCGCTGTCAGGGGACGCACGAAGGCTGCCTGGGGACAACGCCGGCAGTGAAAAAACCGCTTCTGCTTCGAATTCTTCCACGACTCCAGTTGAAAATCTGACACCGTGGCTGTTGGGATGTACAGTGACGACCACATTAGGATCGTTCTTTCAGCCACGGCCGGACTGTCCTTCACTCTCGGCGACAATCGAGTCCAAGAAAGACCATGTGAACGCTGGCCCGTCGACTGCTTTGTCTTttgcggagaagcagagtcaAATTGCCTCGAAAAACCGAGCGGGAGAAGATCCGCGTTCCGCTCCCCAAGAAACGCAAGATGGAAATGTAGTGGGCGCCGCCCGAGGCACCACGGTCCGGGAAGACCGTGCCTCTGCGCGCGTGAAGCAGgcgacaggaaggaagacaaAAGGCGGGAAGTCACGGATGCGTCCGAAAAAGGGtaaaggaaagagaggcaaacaAAAGAGAGGACGGGGGCGACAGTGA